GAGCAATCCTGCCTTGATAATCTGTCTTTTATGATTGTTATCAAAAGCTCATCCGGGACAAGCTCTCCTTTTGACATGTAGGACTTTGCCTTTAAGCCGAGGGGCGTATTGTTGCTTATATTCTCGCGCAGTATGTCACCTGTGGATATGTGAGGTAGAGAATAATAATGCGCTATTCTCTTCGCCTGTGTGCCTTTTCCGGCCCCAGGGGGACCAAGTAAAATAATGTTCATTCAAATCGATTCCCGTATGTTGAGTTGTATATTAAAGCTTATTCAAATCCGTTTTATATTTGAAAAAAAATTTGATTACCAATTGATCTGTTAAAATTGCTCTATAAATTTTTTTTTGTCCGCATGACGCAATGTTTATTAACCAGGAGTTTATATATAATCCATCAGGGAAAAATGGGAAAAACGGATTTTGCATAATAAGATGGAAGGAGACAATCAATGTTAGAAACACCGAGAGAGAGAGTGGAATTGTTAAAAGCAGGGATCAGCGGCAAAAAAATAGAAGAGCTATACATAAAGCATAATAACTTTAGAATAGTGGACGGCCCGTTCTTTTTCGAGATGGTCGAAATTGATACCAGGGGAAATCAGAATTTCATTCAGGAGACAGCAGCCGCCTGCGAGTACGTTTAGGTTGAAACCGGCCCGACTAATGAACGCGCTCATCAGGGGAGTTGCAGGCTCCCATGCTTTCTCTAATTCATAAGTTTGAGGAATATCTCTTCAGGTGATTTCTGTCTTTTGAATATCTATTGCCATTCCATTGTTTAGATTAACCAGGGCATAATCCTGTTAAAATCAACCAGATTTCTTTGTGTGCGCTATGAATTTTTTTTCCCATTAGCACCCTCCGAAATTATTATATACCAAATGCAGACATTATATATAATCGGGAAATATTATTTAATAAAAAGGAGGTGAGAGTCGTGGAAAAGGAAGCTATAGGAAAAAATATATTGATCAATCTTAAGCGGGTTGAAAAGATTGATGCTGAGTCTCAAAGGATAATTAAAGATTTTGAGAAACAAACTGGGAAACCCCTAAAAGGTTCAACTGGATTTGTGCTTTCCATGCATAAAGTGCCGGTAATGGGATCAACTGGTTACTGTCAATGTAAATGCAGCAGTACGAGCGATTGCGGGGGCGGCGGAGGAGGTTCATAAATGATAGTTTGAAGCTTCGGCAGAAGCCATTAATTGATAAGCTTTCTGCCGGGCATTTCTATTCGTGGAAGATGGACGCTATGAAACTTAATAAGAATTTAATATTACCGCGATATTCTTCTTTCAATGTATATAAAAACAATAGTGATTATTTTATCATTAATCCTGAAGTAAATTTTTGGTTTAGATTATCTAAAGAACAGTTCCTGGCGTTTAAGCTGCTAGACGGGAAGTCAACCGTTGATGAATTGCTTAACAAAATAGATGACAATCTTCCAGAATCACTGCGGGAAGCCTGTATTAAATTTATTGAAGAAATTGCCTTGAATTACCCCGCGAAGTCTATCGCTCTTCCTAAATCAACATTATTATCCACAATGTATCTGGTATTGACAAATAAATGTAATTCTAATTGTTTATATTGTTTTCGTGATTTGGAAGGTTCTCATGGTATTGATGGGCACAGTGCTTTAGATAAGAATTTGATAAAGAATGCTATCCTGTCTTTCAGAAATATAGCTGTCGCTAATCCTGCAATCGTTTATACAGGAGGGGAACCGTGTTTGTTTCCTGAGTTGATTGAAATTGCAGATTTTGCTAAGAAAAATAATATTGAAAACGTGCTGCAAACAAACGGTTTGCTCATCAATGAAAACAATGCCTCGTTATATGCCGAAATATTCGACAAGATCCAGATTAGTTTGGATTCTACCAATGAAGAAGTAAACGACTGGTTGAGAGGAAAAAAAGGGCATTTCAAAACCGTAAAGCGTGCTATGGCATTGTTGCGTAAATATGATGTAAAGATTAAGTTAGCGGCTACTATTACAAAAAAGAATTTTCATGACATCTCAAACATAAAAAAATATTTCCCGGAAATTGAGTTTCAATTCACCCCCATGCTCCAGATTGGAAAAGGGAAAGAAAACTCTCATTTGTCGTTCTCGCCAGATGAATTTCTTGAACATTTAGTTAGTCTACCCGATGGTTCGAAAACTCTAACTGTTAAAAATATTCCTGAATTCGGAACAAAAAACCAGATGTGTGGCGCCGGAACATCTATTTTGAGTATTTCCTCAAATGGAGATGTCTTCCCCTGTCAAATGTTGCATCACCCAGATTTTTATTGTGGGAACATAAAAAATGATTCGTTAGAAAATATATACCATTCTTCGGAAACAATAGAAAGATTTAGGACACTTACAATTGATATGGTAGATAGTTGCAAGGATTGTGATGTACGCTATATTTGTGCAGGAGGCTGCATAGCTAATGGATTTTGGCTTAATAATGCCTTTCCGGTTAAAGATTATTTTTGTGAATTTAACAAAGAACTCTATTTTTATAACATGATTAGCAAATTTAAGGAGATCAATCTGACAGCAACTAATACTTTTGCATGATGCGATATCAGATCATAAATAAGCCAAAGAATGGCTCGACGTGAGGCTAATTCATAAGTTTGAGGAATATCTCTTCAAGTGAAGTTTCTATTGTTTTAATATCTATAATCATTCCGTTGTTCTTCACAACCCAACCAGTGATTCTGTTGAACTCATCCAGATCATTTGTGCGTGCTATGAAAGCCCCGTTCTCTTTTGATGCTTTGAAATCAAATTCTGCCTCAGCATTGAACTTGATTATGTATTCAATGCCACCGCACATTTTCTTTATCTCTGCCATTGTGCCGCAGGCTATTTCCTTTCCTTTATTCATTATCAGCACGCGGTCGCACAGGCTTTCCACCTGGTAAAGGTTGTGTGCGCTGAACACAATGGTCTTTCCCTGATTTTTAAGTTCCGACACGAAATCTGCGAGATATCTTGATGTCGTGGGGTCAAGACCCGATGTCATTTCATCCAGTACCAGGTATTCGGGGTCATTGATCAATGCCCGGGCGATAGCTACCTTTCGCTGCATCCCCTTTGACATATCCCCTATCCTTTTATTTGCAGCTTCGAGCCGAAGCGCGCCCAGTATCTCCTTTATCCTATCCGAGGCAATACCTTTCTTGATCCCGTAAATTTCCGCGAAGAAAAGAAGATAATCATTCGCAGTCATTCCTTCATACAGGGGACTTTCTTCTGGCAAAAAACCAAGTTTCTGTTTTATTTTCTTCGAATCCTTTTTGAAATCCATTCCTTCTATCCCTATACTTCCACTCGTAGGGGTGATAAGCCCGCTCAGCATTTTCAGGGTGGTGGTCTTGCCCGCGCCATTCGGCCCCACGATGCCGAATATCTCACCTTTTTCAATCCCGAAGGTCAGGGACTCGACCGCTGTAAATCCATCGTATTCCTTATGCAGCCCTTTTACCTCGATCTCTTTCATAGAGTCTATTATTTAATCAGCAATAATATAAATACGATGGGTATAATGAAAAACCGGCTAATCAAGCTCCTCAATAACCGCTGAGAAAGTTGCGCCAATCATTGACCTGAGAAAGCGGTCTTTTGACAGGGAGCTGCAATGAATTTCGTCGAAAGTCCCCTCGTTAGAGATTTTCAGCGCACCTATCACGATTCATAATCCACACTGATTGCCGAATCTCTCACCGACGTGATATATTTTGACACCTCAACGTGAACAGGATTCGCCTGGTATGTTTTCATGTCCTCCATCGAGTCAAATTTTGTCACAAGGGCCAGATCATACGAACGCTCTGAGTGCAGGATATCAATCCCAGCCTCCAGATGACGCAATTGCGGGATTTTGCCCTTCATACTCAGCAGCAAATCCCTGGCTTTTTCAATACTCCGGGGATTTCGGTCTTTAAATTTAAAGAACACTATATGCATGAACAATTCAGTCCACCCCCTGCATCAATTTCCTCACCGGTTCTAATATCTCGTTCATGTATTCGGCAGCCGCTGTCTTCAAGTCCATCGGGTGAAGTTTGCGCTCGCCAAAATCTGATTCAAGCGCCTCGTAACTCCCATAATTCAGGTCGCCGCCATACTTTTCGGGGCGCTTCACGATTATTTCTGGATAGCGCGGCATGATATGGAATCTGAATAGTGAGAGCACAGGGTTGTCTTTCACCCCGCCTTCCACGCAGAAAGCTCCTTTCATTTTCTTCTTAATATCCTCCGGCGTGTCATCCACTGAAATGTAATTACCTTTGCTTGATGACATCTTCTTCCCGTCAAGACCGAGTAGGATGGGGGTATGGATGCAGACCGGCGCCCTGTACCCAAGCTCAGGCAAACCTTCTCGCGCCAGCATGTGAATCTTTCGCTGGTCTATGCCGCCCACGGCCACATCAACGCCGAGGTGTGCTATGTCCAGCGCCTGCATTAGGGGATAGATCATCTGCGAAACCTTGGGGTTCTCCGCATCCCGGCTCACCTCATCCATGCTGCGCCGCGCCCTATTCAGCGTGGTGCTGCGAGCGAGTTTCAGTACATCCAGCATGTAATCAGGCTCTAATTGGTATGAGGAGCCGAGAACGAAATTTGTTTTTTCTTCGTCAAGACCGAGCGCAATGAAGCATCTTTTATTATATTCAGCGATTTTCCTCACTTCATCCATGGTTCCCTTTTCATTGAGATAGGCATGGACATCCGCAAGAAGCACGGTTATTTTGAAACCTGCATGCTGGAGATCAAGGAGCTTGTTCACCGTAAGTACATGGCCCATATGGATCTTCCCGCTGGGTTCGTAGCCCACGTAAGCGCTGGGCTGCGTTATTGAGTTAATGAGCGCTTCTAATTCTTCCTGGGTGACGATCTCTTCGGTGTTTCGCGTGATCAATGCTAATGTATCCATGTTCGAGAACTCCTTTTGCTCCGCGGTTCTATGTCAGGCATACACATATACTCTGCGGATTATAGGAGAATCGGAGTCTCTTATCACACGACATTGCCATAAATCGGTGGGGCATCAGTTGGTATTCAATACGAAGAATTATATCTTCGTGTTACGTGTACGTTCCAACCAAAGAAGAAATGGATATGCCAATTATGCTGAAGGAGCAATGATTTTTTCGAATTAAGGAAAAATTTAAAAACTATGAATAATTATTAGGCCTTTTGCGGAATGAAAAAACTAATGAAAAAGAAATTTAACAATAAAATCCTTATTATCGGTTATGGTTCAGTTTCGCAATGCACCGTGCCCGTTTTATTGGATAAAATCGATGTCTCGCTAAACAACATTACTATAATTGATTTTGAAGACAAATCAAAAGCCCTGAAAAAATATACTGATCAGGGATTAAAATATTTCCGTGAAAAAATTACCCCGGAAAATATAGATCAAGTTTTGTCAAAATATCTGGATAATGGGGACTTGCTCATTGATTTAGCATGGAATATCGGCGCCAATGATATTATTAAGTGGTGCCATGAACACAATG
This genomic interval from Candidatus Methanoperedens sp. contains the following:
- a CDS encoding radical SAM protein; this encodes MKLRQKPLIDKLSAGHFYSWKMDAMKLNKNLILPRYSSFNVYKNNSDYFIINPEVNFWFRLSKEQFLAFKLLDGKSTVDELLNKIDDNLPESLREACIKFIEEIALNYPAKSIALPKSTLLSTMYLVLTNKCNSNCLYCFRDLEGSHGIDGHSALDKNLIKNAILSFRNIAVANPAIVYTGGEPCLFPELIEIADFAKKNNIENVLQTNGLLINENNASLYAEIFDKIQISLDSTNEEVNDWLRGKKGHFKTVKRAMALLRKYDVKIKLAATITKKNFHDISNIKKYFPEIEFQFTPMLQIGKGKENSHLSFSPDEFLEHLVSLPDGSKTLTVKNIPEFGTKNQMCGAGTSILSISSNGDVFPCQMLHHPDFYCGNIKNDSLENIYHSSETIERFRTLTIDMVDSCKDCDVRYICAGGCIANGFWLNNAFPVKDYFCEFNKELYFYNMISKFKEINLTATNTFA
- a CDS encoding ABC transporter ATP-binding protein yields the protein MKEIEVKGLHKEYDGFTAVESLTFGIEKGEIFGIVGPNGAGKTTTLKMLSGLITPTSGSIGIEGMDFKKDSKKIKQKLGFLPEESPLYEGMTANDYLLFFAEIYGIKKGIASDRIKEILGALRLEAANKRIGDMSKGMQRKVAIARALINDPEYLVLDEMTSGLDPTTSRYLADFVSELKNQGKTIVFSAHNLYQVESLCDRVLIMNKGKEIACGTMAEIKKMCGGIEYIIKFNAEAEFDFKASKENGAFIARTNDLDEFNRITGWVVKNNGMIIDIKTIETSLEEIFLKLMN
- a CDS encoding Dabb family protein; translation: MHIVFFKFKDRNPRSIEKARDLLLSMKGKIPQLRHLEAGIDILHSERSYDLALVTKFDSMEDMKTYQANPVHVEVSKYITSVRDSAISVDYES
- a CDS encoding tyrosine--tRNA ligase; protein product: MDTLALITRNTEEIVTQEELEALINSITQPSAYVGYEPSGKIHMGHVLTVNKLLDLQHAGFKITVLLADVHAYLNEKGTMDEVRKIAEYNKRCFIALGLDEEKTNFVLGSSYQLEPDYMLDVLKLARSTTLNRARRSMDEVSRDAENPKVSQMIYPLMQALDIAHLGVDVAVGGIDQRKIHMLAREGLPELGYRAPVCIHTPILLGLDGKKMSSSKGNYISVDDTPEDIKKKMKGAFCVEGGVKDNPVLSLFRFHIMPRYPEIIVKRPEKYGGDLNYGSYEALESDFGERKLHPMDLKTAAAEYMNEILEPVRKLMQGVD